A stretch of DNA from Myxococcales bacterium:
CTGCGAAACATGAAACTGTGTCGGCTGCGAATCGCCTGTTGACAGCCGGTGCGCACGCCTTTCGGAGCGGCCACTTTGCGGAGGCGGAAGTCGAATACCTGCGCGCATCGGATCTTTATGCCGCGGTGGCGGAGCCGGCGGCGCGGGTCGCCGCCCTGCGCGGGCTGGCCCAGAGCCAACTGGCGAAAGGACGATACGCCGAATCCGCGAAGACCCTGAACGAAGCCGTGTCCGTCGCGAGAACCCAACGGAAGCCCATTTCGTTGGCGTCGCTTTACGGAAGTCTGGGCAACGCCTACCTAGCGCTCGGCCAGGTCGACAAGGCAGAGGAGTACCTGCGCAAAGCAATCGACTTCGCTCGCCAGAGTTCGGATCCGGGCCTCGCCCGGCTTCACAACAACCTGGGAAACCTCCACGCTACCCAGCAGCAACTCGAAGCAGCGCTGGCCGCGTACGGAAAGAGCGCGCGGTTGGCGGGGGAGGCACGGTGGCCTGAGGAGCAGGCTCGAGCACTCGCAAATGCCGCCCTCACTGCGCTAGAAGCGAGTCAGACGAGCCGAGCGTGGTCACTGATGGAGAGTGCCAGCACTCAGGCGGCGGAACTTTCCGCCAGTCACGCATCCGTTTCGATCTGGATTCAACTGGGCAGCTCCTACATGCGACTCGCCGACAGTTCGACCTCCCACCGCGAGGACGGCCTTCTCTCCGCTCACCGGGAACTCAGTCGGGCGGTTTCGCAAGCCAAGGAACTCGGTGATGACCGGGCGCTCAGCTACGCGCTGGGGTATCTGGGCTCCCTCTACCAACGTGAGAATCGAATCCGCGAGGCGCTCTACTTGACGCGCGAGGCCTTGCAAGTGGGAGAAAAAGCCGCGTCCGAGTCGGTCTACCGCTGGAACTACCAGGAAGGGGAGCTTCTCTGGGCCCTGGGCCGGCCCAATCAGGCACTGGCCTCCTATGGCCGAGCCGTGCGGATCCTCGAGAAGTCGCGACAGGAAACCCTGGCCCAATACGGCTCGCCGGTACTTCACTTCCGGCGGATGATGGCTCCAGCTTATATCACCTATACCGACGCATTGCTGCGCGCGTCGGACCTGACGACCGAATCAGCGGACAGGAAACGTCTCTGGATCGAGGCGCGGGCGACCATGGAGGCGTTCAAGGCGGCAGAACTCCGTGATTACTTCCGGGACATGTGCGTCGCCGATTTTGAGGCCCGGAAAGTCGATCTCGACCTGATATCCCGCGAGACGCGAGCCGCAGTGGTGTACCCGATCCTACTACCGGACCGACTGGAGCTTCTGGTGAGCCTGCCCTCGGGACTCGAACGCTTCACTGTTCCCGTAGACGCTATCGAACTCGCTGCGGTGGTGAAGGCCTACCGCCAGAAGCTGATGCTGCGTTGGTCGCGCTTCCCCGCGGAGGCGCATCAGCTCTACACCTGGCTCGTGCAGCCCTATGTCAACCTCCTGTCCGAGCAAGCTGTCGAGTCGCTGGTGTTCGTCCCGGATGGTGTCCTGCGCACGGTCCCCATGGCGGCTCTCCACGACGGCGAGGATTACCTGGTGCGGCGCTACGCAGTGAGCGTGGCCCCGGGACTCTCCTTGCTCGATCCAAAGGAGCACGATGCTGCGAACGCCAAGCTGCTTGCAGTCGGAGTGAGCGAGCCAGTGCAGGGCTTCCGGGCGCTTCCCGGCGCGGCGCGAGAGGTCGAGGCCCTCCACGAGATTTACGGCGGTCAGGTACTACTGAACGAGGCCTTCAATTCTGCACGGTTCGCGGATGAGCTGGAGTCGGGGGAACCTGCGCTGGTGCACCTGGCGTCCCACGCGGTCTTCACTGGCGACGCCGCGACGAGCTTCGTGCTCACCCATGACGGGCGCATAACGATGGAAGAAATTGCCCAGATCGTCGCCCCGACGAACTACAGGAGGCAACCCATCGAGCTGCTGACGCTCTCGGCATGCGAAACTGCGGCGGGGGACGAACGCGCCGCGCTGGGTCTCGCAGGCGTTGCGATCCGCTCCGGCGCGCGCAGTGCATTGGGGAGCCTGTGGGCCATCCAGGACGATGCCACGTATAAGTTGATGCTGAGTTTCTACCGAGAGCTGCGGGCCGGAAGCATCTCCAAGACTGAGGCGTTGCGGCGTGCCCAGCTGGAGCTATTGGACAGTCACCGCTTCTCCGCCCCCTACTACTGGTCGGCCTTCCTTCTCATTGGTAATTGGCAATGAGGCGCATGAATACGGCCATGAGATTCAGAACCCAACGCCGGTGGACGGGCGAAAGCCTGTGGATCGCCGCGTGGGTCCTCCTCTGCGCTTGGACTGCAAGCGCCCAGGACGTCCTGCCCGGGCAAGATCGTCCCGAACTCCCGAGTTACTCCGAGCCGGAACTCGAGTCGCAGGTTCTACAGTTGCCGCTGGTGCCTCGCTTCGAGCCGCCTCCTATAACTCCGGGAGACGTCCTGCCTCCCCTTCCGCTGGCCGAGGGCGAGGATACAGACGGGCTTCGGGGCGGCAGTCTCGTCACCCTGACCGAGATCCGCGTGTTGGGCAACACCGTACTGTTACAAGAAACCCTAGACACTGTGCGACGCCCATACCTGGGTCGGGAGCTTGGCTTCGAAGAGTTGCAGGAGCTGCGTGATGCACTCACCGCCGCCTACGTGGAGCGTGGTTATGTGACGTCCGGCGCAGTCGTGCGCAGCCAGTCTCTGACCGACGGTGTGCTCGAGGTGTGGATCATCGAGGGAAGGCTGACTGAAATTCAGGTCCACACCGACGGTCGATTGCATCGAAGCTACGTTGAGCGGCGCATTGCCAGTATGGCGGAGGCCATCGTAAACGTAAACGATCTCGAACGGCGACTGCGGGTGCTTCAGCAAGACGAACGCATCCAAGCCCTCGAGGCGTCACTGCTACCGGGCCAACAACGTGGGGAGGCAGTGCTTCGCGTGCGGGTCATCGAGGCGCGTCCGTACTACGCACGATTCCGCGGCAACAACTACAGCTCGCCCGTCATCGGCTCTGGCCGAGGCGAAATTCTCCTCGGATGGAACGATGTATCCGGCGGGGGGGACGCCATGCAGGTGGAATACAAAGGTGGAGTAGGGCTCCAGGACGTGCAGGTACGCTACGAGGTTCCGCTCAACGCCTACGACACCCGCTTCGGGCTACACCTGCGTCGCACCTGGACGGATGTAGTAGAGGCGCCCTTCGACGACTTCGGGATCAAGGGAGAGACAGCCACCTACGGGTTCAGTCTGAGGCACCCGTTCTATCGCACACCCGAGACCACGGTGGAGACTTTCTTGCGCGGAGAGTGGCGCCGTAGCAAGACCTTTCTTTTCGGCGAACCATTCTCCTTCGTGTCCGGGCCAGACGCCGGGGTCAGCAAGCTGGCGGTACTGCGCCTCGGAGGAAACTGGACCTGGCGCGCGGATGGTCATGTGCTGGCGGCGCGCAGCGTCTTCAACATCGGGCTGCCGATTTTCGGCGCTACTGATCACTCCGGCGACATTCCCGACGGGAAGTTTTTTTCGTGGCTAGGTCAGGTGCAATGGGCCGAGCGCCTACCGAACTTCTGGGACGTGCAAATCCTGGCGCGGGCGGACGTCCAGCTCTCGGACCGTCCCCTGTTGGGCATTGAACAGTTCGCGGTGGGTGGCCACGCTACCGTCCGCGGCTATCGCGAGAATCGACTCGTCAGGGACAATGGTCTGGTCGGCTCGCTCGAGATCCGGGTACCAGTGCCGTTTCCAAGCTGGGGGGGATGGCAGCCGCACTTCGCCTTGACTCCCTTCTTCGACGCCGGTTACTCGTGGAACACGGATCGAATGGAGATCGGCGCCACCACCCTTTTGAGCGCCGGCATCGGCGGCCGCCTCGCGATCAACGAGAACATCCTTGTCGACGTCAACTGGGGCAAGGCATTGAACGATGTGGAAACTGTCGGGGATGATCTCCAGGACAACGGTCTCCACATAGGTGCCAGCTATACCTGGTGAGCAGCCGAACACCTCACACCTGGGAATGATCGACGCCTGGCGCACCGTCGGTGAGATGGGACGCAAGCGGGGACTCAGTCGCTACGTCGAGAGAGCCGAACGACACCTGCGCGACTTGAGCAACTAGTCGTCCTGGCGGTGCGGGTCGGAAGTCTTCGAACTTGTCTCCGTATTCTTCGGGCCGCCCGCATCGGAGCAATTTACCAGGGATTCCGCGCAATTTGTCATACTGCGACTTATCGGCGGAATCTAAACATCAGCTTCTTTTTCCTATCCTCCGCGCGGGGCATCGAACCCCGAACCTAGTGGTTAAGAGCCACTTGCTCTGCCAATTGAGCTACGCGCCCGGCCGGACCTTAGAATGCTGGGGGAACCCCGGCAAGAGTCCTCGGGGTTTTCTCAAACGGGGGGACCACCGCGCGTGCACACTCGTTGCAGATCTGGACTACGAGCTGTCGGGATCGCCGAACCCGCCGCCGCCCGGGGTCTCGATCAAGAGTCGATCCCCCGGCTCGAGTGCGATTGAACACTTTGACGCGAGATCCTCTGGGCTTGCCCCGGCGCGGATGACTCGGTTGCGGCCACGCTTCCCAGGCGAGCCCCCCGCCATTCCGTACGGAGGATGAACTCTGCGCTCGGTCAACAGGCTCGCGCGCACCGGCGCAGTAAACTCGTAACAGCGTTCGATTCCATCGCCACCGCGGTAGCGCCCCGCCCCACCCGACTCTTTTCGCAGCGCAAACCGGACCAGGCGGACCGGGTAGCGATCTTCGAGAATCTCGGCGTCGGTAATGCGGGTGTTGGTCATGTGGGTGTGGACCGCGGAAGCTCCCGCAAAGCCCGGACCGGCACCCGCGCCGCCACCGATGGTTTCGTAGTAACCGAAGTGGCTGTCCCCGAACGTGACGTTGTTCATGGTGCCCTGACTCGCCGCCGCGATCCCGAGCGCACCCAGCAGGACATCGACCACGCGCTGAGAAGTCTCGACATTGCCCCCGACCACGGCCGAACCCTCAGGTGGATCCAGAATCGAGCCCTCGGGAATCACGATCTCCACCGGGTCAAGACAGCCTCCGTTGAGCGGAATTCGCTCGGCGACGAGCGACCGCAAGACATAGATCACGGCGGCGTGCACCACGGCGCGGGGCGCATTGAGATTGCCGGGCACAGCCGCTCCCGTGCCAGCAAAGTCGATTCGCATCCGCTCGCCGCGCACTTCGAGACTGACCTCGATCGGCGTCCCGTCATCCAAACGATCGGCAAAGCGATGCACGCCGTCGGGTAGCTTGCCGATCTCCCGCGCAACGCGGTCCGCGGCGGCGCGTTGCAACTGCGCCATGGTTTCAGCCACACCCCGGTAGCTCTGTTCGGCCACGAACTGCGCCAACAGATGCACCCCGGTTCGATTGGCCGCCACCATGGCCTCGAGGTCCGCCACGTTGTCGTCGGGTCGCCGTGCGGGATAGCGGGCCCCCGAGAGCGCAGCACGCAGGCGGGCTTCGTCGAAGACACCGCGCTTCACCAGGCGAAACGCACTGAGGACCACACCCTCTTGCTCGAGGGTCTGCGAGTCTGGTGGCATCGAGCCGGGGGTGGTGCCGCCGATGTCCGCGTGGTGCCCGCGGCTCGCAACGTAGAAACACGGAGTGCTGAGCGAGGACTCCGCCATGAAGATCGGCGTGACGACGGTAATGTCCGGCAGGTGCGATCCGCCTTCGAACGGGTCGTTGGTGACGATCACATCGCCGTCGTCGAGATTGGGGAAGCGCTCGCGAACGGCGCGCACCGTCTCTCCCATCGCGCCGAGATGAACCGGGATATGGGGAGCGTTGGCCACCAGCCCGCCCTGCCCGTCGAAGACCGCGCACGAATAGTCGAGGCGATCCTTGATGTTGGTCGAGACCGCAGTATTGCGGAGCGATGCCCCCATTTGTTCGGCGATCGACATGAAACGATTGCCGAAGACTTCGAGCCGCACCGGATCGACCACACTCCAATCGACCGTGGGCTCCCGCACCGGACGCGCCGCATCCCACAGCACCAGGACTCCGCCCGGGTCGACCCGCGCGCGAAAGTCCGCCTCGATGACGATCGTACCCGCGTCCTCGAGCACCAGGGCGGGGCCACTGATCTCGCAGCCGGGGGTGAGGGATTCGCGATCGTAGACGGGCGTCGCAACCCGGCCGAGACTCGGGAAGTACACCGACTCTTCGCGTCGAGGCTGGGGGGACGATGAAGTGGCGGCCCCGCTGATGTCCATGGCTGCGGATCTACTCTCGCTTGCGGCCCGACCGGACCGTTCACCACAGCGCACCCGGGCCGTCACCATTTCGATGCTGTGACCTTCGCGGATGTAGCCGAAGCGACGTTCGTGCTCTCCAGAAAACGCGGCGCGCCAGGCCCCGGCATCAGCTTGATCGGAGTCTCCGTTCGGATGTGGTTCGCGAATCGAGAGTGGAACGTCGGTCCCCTCGTAGCGCAGATCGAGCCAGCGTTCGCTGTGAAAGCCAGCGGAGTCGACACCCTCGGCAACCAGCGCCGCGCGCCCAGAAGCTTCGAGCGCAGCGAAGATGTCCAGCAGTTTGGATGCGAACCCTTCGCCATCCGGCGGCAGGGGCTCGCGGCCCACGTCGCGCTGGCCGTCCCAACTCGGCTCACACAAACCGATGCCATAGGCGGAGAGCAGACCTGCCAGGGGATGAAGAATCACTCGAGGGATCCCCAACAGGCGCGCAATCCCACAGACGTGCTGGCCGGCGGCGCCGCCAAAACCGATCAGCGCGTGGTCGCGCGGGTCGACTCCCCGAGCCACTGAGACCTGGGCGATGGCCTCGGCCATGTTGGCGTTGGCGATCTCGACATAGCCCGCCGCAATCTCGTCTGGTGTGCGGCAAGTTCCGGCCTTCTCGAACATCTCGCGCTGGCGCTCCAGCGCCTCGACCACCGGCGGCCGCTCGAGCGCAAAAGGAAAACGATCGGGCTGCACCCGGCCGAGGGCAAAGTTGATGTCGGTGAGCGCGAGTTCGCTGGCCACCGCATCCCCCCGATCATCACGGCGCCCGTAACACAGGGGACCCGGCCAAGCGCCCGCGCTTTCGGGGCCGACGCTGAGACTCAGCCCGTCAAAGCGACACAGTGACCCCCCACCTGCGGCCACGGTGTGGATGCGCATCATCGGCGCCTTCACGCGGATTCCGCCCACTTCGCTTTCGAAAGCCCGATCGACCTCCCCGTCTTCGATCAGGGAGACGTCGGTCGAAGTCCCGCCCATATCGAACGCAATCGCGTGGGACCAACCCGCGTTCATCGCAACCACCGAGGCCGCAACGGCACCACCGGCCGGTCCGCTGAGTAGCGCGTTGGGGCCGCGGAAACGGGCGGCGTCGGTGAGACCGCCCGACGATTGCATGAAGCGCAAGCGAGATCCCGGCAACGCACTGCAGAGCGCATCGACGTGGCGGCGCAACAGCGGGGTCAGGTAGGCGTCCGCGACCGTGGTCTCTCCCCGTGCGAGCAGACCGAGTTCGCGAGCAATTTCGTGGGACGTCACGACGTAATCGAAACCCGCGGCGGTGGCCAATTCGTGCAGCTTCCGTTCGAGGTCGGGATACGCGTAGGCGTGAATCATGACGATGGCCGCCGAGGTCATCCCCCCTGCCCTCGCACGTTCGAGGGTGCGCAGGGTTTCCGCGGGATCGAATGCTTCCAGCTCCTCGCCCGCTCGGCTGACGCGACCCGCGACTTCAACCTGCTCCGCGTGCAGAGGGTCGGGCCGTTGTATGTTCAGGTCGAACAGATGCGGTCGCTCCTGGGTCCCGATGCGAATCACATCACCGAGGCCCCGGTTTGCGATCAACAGGGTTGGCGCCCCACGGCGCTCGAGCAGCGCGTTGGTCGCGACCGTCGATCCGAGCTTGACCCGACAAGCGGGCAACGCATCCCCGGGCGCGATCACTCCCTGGGCTTCGAGGATGTGGCGGATCGCTTCGACCGGTGCCTGGTCGCTCGAGAGAAGTTTGGTGGGATGTAATTTGCCGTCGGGGGCGCGACCGATGCAGTCTGTAAACGTGCCCCCGCGATCGATCCAGAACTCCCAACCCGAATCGCTCACGAGCTCGGTTCTCGACCGCGACCTCTGCGTGCCAGGCGGTACAGGATGACTTGGTTGACTGCAGATTCGCCGAACAACTTTCCCAGCAGCAACGCCGTCCCGGCGTACACCGCGCCTCCGATTCCGAGTTGTCCCCACGCGCCCAGCGAGACTGGCACCTGTTCTGCGGCCAGGCCGCCGGCGACAGCAGCGACCAGCGCAACACTCAGTGAGCGCAGTACCGCTACGGCCAGTTTGGAAAGATCTGGGGCTCCAAAGCGCATCCGGGCCCAGACGAGAGTCACCAGCGCGTTGATCGAGATGGCCGCGGTCCCGGCCCAGGCCAGACCCGCTGCGCCCAGGCGCTGCCCGAGGGTGAAGTAGAGGGGCAGTGCGAGCAGGGCGACGCCTGTCCCCAGCAGCATCGGCCGCCACATTTCTTCCCGGGCATAGAAGGCCCGGACCCCGATCTGCTGGGCGACCCAACCCGGCACGGCCAGGCTCAAGATCGCGAGCAGAGCCCCGACCGGAAGCGTCGCCTCCTGGGTGAAGCGGCCGTATTGGTAGACGACCTGGACCAACGGCTGCGCGAAAACATGAAACCCGCCGGCGGCCAGGGCCGCGAGTCCGAGGCTGTTTGCGAGGGTGCGTTGAAGCGTGTCGTTGAGTTCATCTTCGCGGTGGTCGGCGTAGAATTTCGCGAGCAACGGCAGGGCCGCCGCGGCCACCGCCTGCCCGACCACGGCCACCGGAGCCATCATCAGCTTCCGCGCAAACCCGAGTTGGGCCACCGTTCCCATTGCCAACTGGGCACCGAAAAACTTCTCGTACCATTCGTCCACCGTGATCAGCGACACCCCGAGCATCAGCGGAAGTGCCAGGGACAGGTAGCTCTTGAAGTGGTCGGAAAACGGAGCGAAGCGGATGCGAAGCGGCTGCACCCGAATGATCTCGACCATGGGGATCAACCAGTTTCCGACAAAGGCTCCAACCAGGACTCCCCAGGCAAATCCTTCGACGCTGCCCGTGAGCAAGCCGCCCGCGATGGTGGCTCCGTTGTAGACAACGGGCGCGAGGGCCTGGGCGCCGAAGCGTCCGTGAGCCATCAGCACCGCGCGCAGCAACCCGCCGGTGAGAAAGAAAATCTGCGCGGGCAACACGATACGCGTGAGCTTTACCGTGAGTTCCTGCGTCTCGGGACCGTACTTGGGAAAGGCAAACGCGATGAGATCCGGCGCCGCAATCCACAAGAGCACGGTGGCGGCGACGGTCACCACACCGAGTGTGCCGAGGACGTTGGCCAGCAACGCCTCCCCGGCCTCGGCGCCGTCGCGTCTGCGCACTCGGTTGTAGAGCGGAATGAAGGCGATCGCGAGAGCGCCGCCAGCGAGTAGATAATTGAGAAGATCTGGAATTAGAAACGCGGTGTAGAAGGCGTCGGTGTCGCTCCCAACGCCCACTTGATAGGCGAGCGCGACTTCGCGCAGGTATCCGATGACCCGCGACAGCATGACGCTCGCGGCCAACAGCAGCGCCGCCGCACCCAGGCCGGAAGCACTCGCTTCTCCGAGGCCGCGTCCGCCACTACTCTGTTCTTTGTCCCGCCCCAGGTCGTTCACCACCCGATCCCCCTCCCCGAGTATGTGAGACCTTGGCGCACAAATCCCCGCACGTCAGTCAGGGATTGGGCTCGCGCCAGATCTCCCCGTTCCAGGTTTCGACCACGTAGTCGTCGCCGTCCCGGCCGAGGCTGGTCTGGTGAGTGATGGGGACTTTTCCGTGCGGGGTGTCGAGCACGTATTGCGGAATGGCAAAGCCGCTGGTGCGGCCGCGGAGCTGTCGAAAGAGCTCGATACCGTCTTCGATACGGACTCTAAAATGCGCAGTGCCAGCAAGCAGTTGCGCCTGATAGCAATAATAGGGTCGAACTCTCATGGCGACCAACGCTCGATTCAATTGCTTCATTGTTTCCACGTCGTCGTTGATGCCCTTGAGCAACACGCTCTGGTTGCCCACCGGGATTCCGGCGTCGGCCAGTTTTTCGCACGCGGCAATCGAAGCCGGGGTGATCTCGCGCGGATGGTTGAAGTGCGTGTTCAGCCAGATCGGATGGTGACGCTTCAACATCGCGCACAACTCGTCCGTTACACGGTAAGGCAAGGTCACGGGTAGCCGCGTGCCCAGCCGGATGATCTCGACGTGGGGGATCTCGCGCAGGCGTATCGAGCCGAACCAGCTCGTGCCCCAGTTGCCGAATCGCAACTTCGATCGCCGTCACGGTGCTCTCGGGTTCGTACTCGGCCGCGTAGTCGTCGGGTTCTCCGGGTTGCCGGGGATAGGCATCAAAGCCTTCGAATACGATTCCAATTTTTAGCCTGCGACGAATAGTAGAAGGAGAGGTACGTGGCGGTCGCGACCAACGTGTACACAATCGTGTAGCGGGCGACGATTCGCTCATCTTGCCAGAAACCCGACAGCACCAGGGGAAGCAGGGCAACACTCACGGCGAGCATGCCGCTTTCCGTGAAGAAATGTACCAACAGGTTTTGGAAGTCGGTCAAC
This window harbors:
- a CDS encoding hydantoinase B/oxoprolinase family protein, translating into MSDSGWEFWIDRGGTFTDCIGRAPDGKLHPTKLLSSDQAPVEAIRHILEAQGVIAPGDALPACRVKLGSTVATNALLERRGAPTLLIANRGLGDVIRIGTQERPHLFDLNIQRPDPLHAEQVEVAGRVSRAGEELEAFDPAETLRTLERARAGGMTSAAIVMIHAYAYPDLERKLHELATAAGFDYVVTSHEIARELGLLARGETTVADAYLTPLLRRHVDALCSALPGSRLRFMQSSGGLTDAARFRGPNALLSGPAGGAVAASVVAMNAGWSHAIAFDMGGTSTDVSLIEDGEVDRAFESEVGGIRVKAPMMRIHTVAAGGGSLCRFDGLSLSVGPESAGAWPGPLCYGRRDDRGDAVASELALTDINFALGRVQPDRFPFALERPPVVEALERQREMFEKAGTCRTPDEIAAGYVEIANANMAEAIAQVSVARGVDPRDHALIGFGGAAGQHVCGIARLLGIPRVILHPLAGLLSAYGIGLCEPSWDGQRDVGREPLPPDGEGFASKLLDIFAALEASGRAALVAEGVDSAGFHSERWLDLRYEGTDVPLSIREPHPNGDSDQADAGAWRAAFSGEHERRFGYIREGHSIEMVTARVRCGERSGRAASESRSAAMDISGAATSSSPQPRREESVYFPSLGRVATPVYDRESLTPGCEISGPALVLEDAGTIVIEADFRARVDPGGVLVLWDAARPVREPTVDWSVVDPVRLEVFGNRFMSIAEQMGASLRNTAVSTNIKDRLDYSCAVFDGQGGLVANAPHIPVHLGAMGETVRAVRERFPNLDDGDVIVTNDPFEGGSHLPDITVVTPIFMAESSLSTPCFYVASRGHHADIGGTTPGSMPPDSQTLEQEGVVLSAFRLVKRGVFDEARLRAALSGARYPARRPDDNVADLEAMVAANRTGVHLLAQFVAEQSYRGVAETMAQLQRAAADRVAREIGKLPDGVHRFADRLDDGTPIEVSLEVRGERMRIDFAGTGAAVPGNLNAPRAVVHAAVIYVLRSLVAERIPLNGGCLDPVEIVIPEGSILDPPEGSAVVGGNVETSQRVVDVLLGALGIAAASQGTMNNVTFGDSHFGYYETIGGGAGAGPGFAGASAVHTHMTNTRITDAEILEDRYPVRLVRFALRKESGGAGRYRGGDGIERCYEFTAPVRASLLTERRVHPPYGMAGGSPGKRGRNRVIRAGASPEDLASKCSIALEPGDRLLIETPGGGGFGDPDSS
- the murJ gene encoding murein biosynthesis integral membrane protein MurJ, whose amino-acid sequence is MVNDLGRDKEQSSGGRGLGEASASGLGAAALLLAASVMLSRVIGYLREVALAYQVGVGSDTDAFYTAFLIPDLLNYLLAGGALAIAFIPLYNRVRRRDGAEAGEALLANVLGTLGVVTVAATVLLWIAAPDLIAFAFPKYGPETQELTVKLTRIVLPAQIFFLTGGLLRAVLMAHGRFGAQALAPVVYNGATIAGGLLTGSVEGFAWGVLVGAFVGNWLIPMVEIIRVQPLRIRFAPFSDHFKSYLSLALPLMLGVSLITVDEWYEKFFGAQLAMGTVAQLGFARKLMMAPVAVVGQAVAAAALPLLAKFYADHREDELNDTLQRTLANSLGLAALAAGGFHVFAQPLVQVVYQYGRFTQEATLPVGALLAILSLAVPGWVAQQIGVRAFYAREEMWRPMLLGTGVALLALPLYFTLGQRLGAAGLAWAGTAAISINALVTLVWARMRFGAPDLSKLAVAVLRSLSVALVAAVAGGLAAEQVPVSLGAWGQLGIGGAVYAGTALLLGKLFGESAVNQVILYRLARRGRGREPSS
- a CDS encoding ShlB/FhaC/HecB family hemolysin secretion/activation protein, whose amino-acid sequence is MRFRTQRRWTGESLWIAAWVLLCAWTASAQDVLPGQDRPELPSYSEPELESQVLQLPLVPRFEPPPITPGDVLPPLPLAEGEDTDGLRGGSLVTLTEIRVLGNTVLLQETLDTVRRPYLGRELGFEELQELRDALTAAYVERGYVTSGAVVRSQSLTDGVLEVWIIEGRLTEIQVHTDGRLHRSYVERRIASMAEAIVNVNDLERRLRVLQQDERIQALEASLLPGQQRGEAVLRVRVIEARPYYARFRGNNYSSPVIGSGRGEILLGWNDVSGGGDAMQVEYKGGVGLQDVQVRYEVPLNAYDTRFGLHLRRTWTDVVEAPFDDFGIKGETATYGFSLRHPFYRTPETTVETFLRGEWRRSKTFLFGEPFSFVSGPDAGVSKLAVLRLGGNWTWRADGHVLAARSVFNIGLPIFGATDHSGDIPDGKFFSWLGQVQWAERLPNFWDVQILARADVQLSDRPLLGIEQFAVGGHATVRGYRENRLVRDNGLVGSLEIRVPVPFPSWGGWQPHFALTPFFDAGYSWNTDRMEIGATTLLSAGIGGRLAINENILVDVNWGKALNDVETVGDDLQDNGLHIGASYTW
- a CDS encoding CHAT domain-containing protein: MSLVKIALGVGLLLLYSTFAPADVIRDGTLGPGVEVQPVGPDYLIPSTMGEIVGGRNLFHSFSEFSLGLDGNGDRQNAEFSGPDSIENLLIRVTGDQRSDLDGRLRSTIFGANVFFMNPNGVIFGPDATLDVRGTFAVTTSDYLRLGSLAGGGIFHATQPELSLLSFEDPSAYGFVGAPEPIEVHGSRLEAPSINITDPEQLFEGVAFVGGDLLFEGRGVGGSLAYLSSQVGQIELVSVASPGEALITESGIEVDGFSELGDIKIVDDFVVSSGGVSPGAGLLNSIVLAGAGDINVRGGSLLVEDSEIRAFTGGSLAGGTVDIDVTGDVVLRRVVSENRVGIDTQNGVQTPFFFFGGTGAAGDVLIAARNILLENGAVISSVSKSDGPGGAIELRAEESIEIVGRGPGGIRSALFVNAEGTREAGSILLQAPRIELADEAAVVAETRNDAGDAGEIVVNARELILTGNARIDSSTRGTGDGGEIFIGRDQPLELLRISGRTSDEEFSGITALSQPGAQGPAGSIDIRADTVEIFDGGEISSGSLSDALAGSVTLEVGDLVLSSGTIATSAPLSDGGDINITASNGVTLRDGSRISASVGGGEGGSVTISEPEFVLLRDASVVSASAATSPGTGGRIEFTTGAFFAAPDSQVTASAPGGPEFQGTVEITSPVNDLESQLSPLQTKFLDAASKLQPTCAARTGAGPVGTFTVSSHPGLPAAPDGPLIAFEDIGPIDADLLTAVAAKHETVSAANRLLTAGAHAFRSGHFAEAEVEYLRASDLYAAVAEPAARVAALRGLAQSQLAKGRYAESAKTLNEAVSVARTQRKPISLASLYGSLGNAYLALGQVDKAEEYLRKAIDFARQSSDPGLARLHNNLGNLHATQQQLEAALAAYGKSARLAGEARWPEEQARALANAALTALEASQTSRAWSLMESASTQAAELSASHASVSIWIQLGSSYMRLADSSTSHREDGLLSAHRELSRAVSQAKELGDDRALSYALGYLGSLYQRENRIREALYLTREALQVGEKAASESVYRWNYQEGELLWALGRPNQALASYGRAVRILEKSRQETLAQYGSPVLHFRRMMAPAYITYTDALLRASDLTTESADRKRLWIEARATMEAFKAAELRDYFRDMCVADFEARKVDLDLISRETRAAVVYPILLPDRLELLVSLPSGLERFTVPVDAIELAAVVKAYRQKLMLRWSRFPAEAHQLYTWLVQPYVNLLSEQAVESLVFVPDGVLRTVPMAALHDGEDYLVRRYAVSVAPGLSLLDPKEHDAANAKLLAVGVSEPVQGFRALPGAAREVEALHEIYGGQVLLNEAFNSARFADELESGEPALVHLASHAVFTGDAATSFVLTHDGRITMEEIAQIVAPTNYRRQPIELLTLSACETAAGDERAALGLAGVAIRSGARSALGSLWAIQDDATYKLMLSFYRELRAGSISKTEALRRAQLELLDSHRFSAPYYWSAFLLIGNWQ